The genomic segment TAGATAGGTGTCTTTTTACCTCTAGACCCATCACCATCATCCCCTCTCCCTCTTGACTCCTTCTTGCCATGAATTTGAAATAATAGTACAAATTTATGAGTGCAGAGTAGACAATtcatggagggagggagtgggacgTACTTTGTCGCTGGAGATACGCCTTCCCCGCATCAAGAAGACCCAACAGGAACCGGGGGCAGGAGTCGCTGAGGAGTTTGTGTACTATTTCATCGAAAACAAGGTACTGATTGAATACTGTGCAGACCTGCTGAGCCCTACTTCCTCCCTTTGGAGATGGCCACCATGATGTGTTCTGGAAACTCACGAGATCTGATCCTTGATAAGCAATCCGCATGAAGCCTACTGATGCTTCTCCAAAGTGGGAATCACAGCCTAACACCAGCTGTACCTGGAAGGGATCTGGGGAAGAGAGACTGTGAGTTTCAGGAGAGGGGGAGTGAAAGGGAGGAAATGAGATGAGTGGAAGCCAAGGATggcagaaacagagggagaagttCAGGGGAATGGAGGAATTGAGCAAAGTTTGGTTTGAGGGGACACTCACACAAAGGGGAAGTGGTGGTCAatgcagacagaggaagaggtgAATGATTGAGGAAGGAACAAATGTTGGAGGGGAGATATGAATGGTGTGGGCAGAGAATAAGGAAGGGCTCAGTGGGAGAGTTAGGGTAAAAACAATCTAGGTGAAGGGAGTGTAGCTAGGTACAGGGAAAACTTAGACAGTGTTTACTCATGGGTTTGAAGAGGGAGAAAAGTACTGTCCAAGGAGTCATTCACAGAGTGAGGGAGCAGAGGGTGCCTGGTGAGAGACTAGGGAAAGGGGTAGTCATAGGACACTAGTCAGAAGTAGGAGAGCAGTCTGCAGTTAATGAGAGGAATGGGAAGCAGAAAAAGACATGAAGCTTTTCAAGAATTGGGGTCTGGCTTCTACCCCCTGCCCAGATGAGTGTGATTCAGATTTATGATGGGGAGACATGAGGCTCAGAAGCCACTGGAGGCTCTTTCCTCGAAGCAGAAGGAACTCAAGGAGATACACATACCTTACACCTCCATCCCACCCCTGAGATGAATTGAACTCACATTCAAGCTGCCATTGACTGCCATGGTTATGATATGTTGAAGGAGATCTAATGGAGTATGTGTAGAATAACTTTTCTACTTCCACCAGCTCCTTCTTGCTAAAGTTGCCCTTGGACCAAGGCCCCGGGAAAATGAAAACGCCAGTCCTGCTGTCCCAGGCATGAGTCTGTATCTCATCCAGCCAAGCTGATCCTTGATTTTGTGTCCAGGAACGGTTGTAAAAGGATGTGGTCAGGGTAATTCGGAAAGAGATCGGTTCCTGGAAGTCTGTATGAAAAGAACAGATTGACTTTGGAAGAGGAGGGCattgggaaggagagagaattgagAAGGTGCCAGGGAGGGGAACCAAAATCTGAACAACAGGGAAGCCATAGTTGTCTCAGGAGACATGTGCTGCCCCAGAGCCCGGAGCATCCTTCAGAAGAGCACAGGTCCCTGGGGTCAGGGATGCTCAGGAAGGAACCAGGCTGACACTCTCTCTCCCCTGGTATGTGCTGGGGAACCCACATCATGaatgcacacacagagagacaaaaatacatgcatgtacacacacaaccacacacatagATGCACAtaggtgcacacacatacacacatatatggagACCTACagacacacacctacacacacgcacacatacagaCCTACACAGGCACCAATACACACATGCTCATGCatactcacacacatatacacatattaaaaTGCACACAAGTACATGTagacacatcacacacacaaagactggcagacacacacagatgcacatgtTGCACCCACCAGGTAGGGCCAGAGTTCTCACCATCTTCACTGTCACCACCTGGGAGGAGAACTGCTAAGCAACACAAGTTGCGGGAATAGCATTTTATTTGCAGATGTTCTTTCTTTGTCTTAGAAAGTCAGTCTTTGACATCTGTTCTAGCAAACCTACCCCTACACACAGCCCCTCTCTTCTGACTTCCTTCTCCACATACAAGCCTTCCCTGAGTCTCTGCAACAATGCAAATGTGCTCCTCCCTGAACCCTGGACACCTACTCAGACTCTCACTTCCCCTCTTGGTCTGATTCTCCTCTCTGACTTCCAGTTTCTTCCTGTCACCAGCTTCCATCCTGCTCCACATCCCCTAATTCAGTTGCTACAGAATGAGTCCCGTGCAGCATGGAAAAGTGACCCTACCTCTTGTGCCTTTCCTTCTCATCCAGACAATAACCCATGATAACACATGGCTCCCAGTACCCAGCCCTGGACCCTGTTGtcactctgtccctcctgcccttGTGACACCCCCCATGTATTTCCTTCCCCATCTCACTCCCACTCCAGCACATTCACATCTCTGACTTCTCACTGcttgtgttaaaaaacaaaagcaagcaggtaaatttgaagatctaattggttttattcATTGATCAAGAATCAGGCAGCATCTCATCTGGCAGGTAGAGGGGAGCTCTGAGGAATGATGCAAATGGGTAGATTTTATAGAAAGGAAGTTGGCAAAAGAAGAGATATCAGTGTTTCAGGGAAGGTCACCTTCCCTTAATTGGGAGAGGTGGGGGTGTTACAATGTAGATGACCTCCCTTccttgggggatggagagggcccatgtgacaAGTACCTCACTGTTGCTGACCAGAGAATTCCTCACTGACTGGTAAACAgttctgggggtggagggaacagcAGTTAGGTTATGGATTAAGCAAGCTTTGGGAATTTGACATGGCCTGAAGTTCCATTTTAGACCTCTgggtttctttttaacatttgctCTATATGCTTGTCCAGATTCCCCCATGATTGCCTGTGTAACAGTTTCAGCAACCAGCAGTCTGCCATGATTCATAGGGAGGAACTAGTAGCCATCACAGAAACCACAGGATGTTGAAACATCTGAAGAATACCCCCTCCATCTGACTTGCGTTAACATATATTCACTCACCAAACAGTCACTTAGCACCTGCCTGGATCCAAGCACTGTGCTACACTCATCAAAATATAGTGTTCTATGCAATCACTTTACACAGGGAGCTTTTAGTCTACTTGGGAAGAAAAACACATAAGCCAAGAACTATACATTTTGGTGTGCTGAGTTACTTTTTCTTTGGTTAGTTTAagttccagtacagttaacatacagtgttatattagtttcagtggaACAGTATAgggattcagcaattctatacaccACTCAGTGCTCAATATGAGTGTAATCCTAATCCCCTTTACCCattcccccccatccccccactcacctcccttctgggAACCAGCAGTGCATTCTCTATAGAtaagattctgtttttttcctttgtcacttttttctgttacttttgttagtttcttaaattccacacatgaagaaatcatatagtatttgtctttctctgactgattatttcacttaccatcatactctctagctccgtatgttgttgcaaatggcaagatttctgtcatttttatggctgagtaatattcctttttgGGTACATACCACACCTTTTTTCGGTATGCCTCTATCTATTGGTACTTGGGATACTTCCATACAtggactattgtaaataatgcttcagtaaacattggggtgcatgtttattttcatttcactgttttcacattctttgggtaaatatccagtagtacaactactggatcacgtggtatttcagtttttaattttttgaggaacctccatactgttttccaccatggctgcaccagtttgcattcccaccaagtgtACGAGAGTTCCCTTTACACCACTTCCTCtacaacacttgtttcttgtgtgtttttaaatttagccaatgggacaggtgtgaggtgatatcacattgtggttttgatttgcacttccctgatgatgagagatgttgagcattttttcctgtgtttgctGGCCATCTGaacatcttctttagagaaatacctactcatgtcttctacccatttttttttaattttttttattgttatgttaatccccatacattacatcattagttttagatatagtgttccatgattcattgtttgtgcataacacccagtgctccatgcagaacgtgccctcctcaatacccatcaccaggctaacccatcctcccacccccctcccctctagaaccctcagtttgtttttcagagtccatcgtctctcatggttcgtctccccctccgatttcccccccttcattcttcccctcctgctacattcttcttcttctttttttctttcttaacatatattgcattatttgtttcagaggtacagatctgagattcaacagtcttgcacaattcacagcgcttaccagaacacataccctccccagtgtccatcacccagtcaccccatccctcccaccccaccccccactccagcaaccctcagtttgtttcctgagattaagaattcctcatatcagtgaggtcatatgatacatgtctttctctgtttgacttatttcgctcagcataataccctccagttccaaccacgtcgttgcaaatggcaagatctcattccttttgatggctgcataatattccattgtatatatataccacatcttctttatccattcatctgttgatggacatcttggctctttccacagtttggctattgtggacattgctgctataaacatctctacccattttttaaatggattatttattcttttggtgttgagttgtccaagttctttatatatttggatactaaccctatATTGGATATGTTATAAGGAAATATCTACTTACATTCAGTAGATTGTCcattagttttgttgattgtttcctttgctgtgcagaagcattttatttatttataaaatttaaaatcaagtaATTAACATattgtgtattattagtttcagaggtaaagttcagttattcatcagttacatacaatACTCAGcactcattacttcaagtgccctccttaatgcccatcacccagttgccccatccccccacccacctcccatccagcaactctcagtttgtttcttagagttaag from the Halichoerus grypus chromosome 7, mHalGry1.hap1.1, whole genome shotgun sequence genome contains:
- the LOC118521330 gene encoding T-cell surface glycoprotein CD1a-like isoform X1, producing MVRTLALPDFQEPISFRITLTTSFYNRSWTQNQGSAWLDEIQTHAWDSRTGVFIFPGPWSKGNFSKKELVEVEKLFYTYSIRSPSTYHNHGSQWQLEYPFQVQLVLGCDSHFGEASVGFMRIAYQGSDLVSFQNTSWWPSPKGGSRAQQVCTVFNQYLVFDEIVHKLLSDSCPRFLLGLLDAGKAYLQRQMRPEAWLSTGPSPGPGHLLLVCHVSGFYPKPVWVMWMREQPHSMGLVFLAVAVTLVFLAGLALWLWKHWKTQWRHQCTGFPLE
- the LOC118521330 gene encoding T-cell surface glycoprotein CD1a-like isoform X2, with amino-acid sequence MVRTLALPDFQEPISFRITLTTSFYNRSWTQNQGSAWLDEIQTHAWDSRTGVFIFPGPWSKGNFSKKELVEVEKLFYTYSIRSPSTYHNHGSQWQLEYPFQVQLVLGCDSHFGEASVGFMRIAYQGSDLVSFQNTSWWPSPKGGSRAQQVCTVFNQYLVFDEIVHKLLSDSCPRFLLGLLDAGKAYLQRQMRPEAWLSTGPSPGPGHLLLVCHVSGFYPKPVWVMWMRGLALWLWKHWKTQWRHQCTGFPLE